TTTTAAACTAATTGAATTAAATAGAGTTTTATTTAAAAAATGGAAACAATTCTCTGGCAGGCAGCTCAAATTATTTTTGTGTACATGTGCCTGTTCTTTCTGCTTGCACAGTTCCTGAAAGACAACAGTATCGTTGATATTGGGTGGGGCATTGGATTTTTGATTACTACTTCCCTACTGATTTTTATGCATCAGCTCATTTCAATCCCTCTATTGTTGCTATTACTTATAATCAGTATTTGGGCAGTGAGGTTGTCAACACATATTTTTGTCCGCAATAAAGGAAAAGGCGAAGATTATCGCTATGCCCAATGGCGTAAAGATTGGGGTAAATGGATTTATATCCGTGGTTTTCTGCAAGTATTTATGCTTCAAGGCTTTTTTATGTGGGTCATCCTTTTTCCTGTTTTGACAGTGATATATTCAGAAATTTCAACATTCAGTTTTTGGCATGCTGCCGGATTGCTGATTTGGATAACCGGCTTTTATTTTGAAGCTATCGGAGATTATCAGCTGCTGAAGTTTAAAAAGAATCCAGATAACAAAGGTAAAATCATGACCACAGGATTGTGGAAATATACCCGTCACCCAAATTATTTTGGAGAATGTGTGATGTGGTGGGGCATCTTTATTTATAGCATCCCCTCAGGTTATCTGCTGCTGACAATCATAAGCCCGCTGGTATTGACCTGGCTACTCCTAAAAGTTTCCGGAGTCGCCATGCTGGAAAGAAAATACAAAGGCAATCCGGCATTTGAAGCCTATGCTAAACGAACACCGGCATTTTTTCCTTGGGGGGCGG
The sequence above is a segment of the Chitinophagaceae bacterium genome. Coding sequences within it:
- a CDS encoding DUF1295 domain-containing protein codes for the protein METILWQAAQIIFVYMCLFFLLAQFLKDNSIVDIGWGIGFLITTSLLIFMHQLISIPLLLLLLIISIWAVRLSTHIFVRNKGKGEDYRYAQWRKDWGKWIYIRGFLQVFMLQGFFMWVILFPVLTVIYSEISTFSFWHAAGLLIWITGFYFEAIGDYQLLKFKKNPDNKGKIMTTGLWKYTRHPNYFGECVMWWGIFIYSIPSGYLLLTIISPLVLTWLLLKVSGVAMLERKYKGNPAFEAYAKRTPAFFPWGA